From the Lolium rigidum isolate FL_2022 chromosome 2, APGP_CSIRO_Lrig_0.1, whole genome shotgun sequence genome, one window contains:
- the LOC124686781 gene encoding probable purine permease 11 — protein MVMVDMLMVLGGQTTATLLGRLYYNSGGNSKWMSTLTQSGGWPLLEIVLLLTPPDSADAGPQPPASKMVPIYVGIGILIGFDNLMYSYALQYLPVSTFALVAVSQLGFNSITSRLINKQRFTALIANSVVVLTFSATLIGVGSSSDGTSSNLPRGKYALGFILTLTASATLALIMSLYEVTFEKVIGTRTILWVLRVQLFTNLVASTVTLCGLFASGEWRTIPGEMAAFKGGRTRYMATLVGTAVSWQALALGYLRLIAGVSSLFANVTGAVALPLVPVFAVVLFGDKMTGIKALAMLMAVWGFLSYVYQHYLDGRRAAVGKEGAAECCVCAARAAGDAVLHA, from the coding sequence ATGGTGATGGTGGACATGCTCATGGTGCTCGGCGGGCAGACCACAGCCACCCTGCTCGGCCGCCTCTACTACAACTCCGGTGGCAACAGCAAGTGGATGTCCACGCTCACCCAGTCCGGCGGCTGGCCCCTGCTCgaaatcgtcctcctcctcacgcCGCCGGACTCCGCCGACGCCGGGCCCCAGCCGCCGGCGTCCAAGATGGTGCCCATCTACGTGGGCATCGGGAtcctcatcggcttcgacaacctCATGTACTCGTACGCGCTGCAGTACCTGCCGGTGTCCACCTTCGCGCTGGTGGCGGTGTCGCAGCTTGGCTTCAACTCTATCACATCGCGTCTCATCAACAAGCAGCGGTTCACGGCGCTCATCGCCAACTCCGTGGTGGTGCTCACCTTCTCGGCCACCCTGATCGGCGTCGGCTCCTCCTCCGACGGCACCTCCAGCAACCTCCCGCGCGGCAAGTACGCTTTGGGGTTCATCCTCACGCTAACCGCATCCGCCACCTTGGCGCTTATCATGTCCCTCTACGAGGTCACCTTCGAGAAGGTGATCGGGACCAGGACGATCCTGTGGGTGCTGCGGGTGCAGCTCTTCACGAACCTTGTGGCGTCGACAGTGACGTTGTGCGGGCTGTTCGCGTCCGGGGAGTGGAGGACGATCCCGGGGGAGATGGCGGCGTTCAAGGGCGGGAGGACGAGGTACATGGCGACGCTGGTTGGCACGGCGGTGTCGTGGCAGGCCCTGGCGCTCGGGTATCTGCGGCTGATCGCCGGAGTGTCGTCGCTGTTCGCCAACGTGACGGGCGCGGTGGCGCTGCCGCTGGTGCCGGTGTTCGCGGTCGTATTGTTCGGCGACAAGATGACGGGGATCAAGGCCCTCGCCATGCTCATGGCCGTCTGGGGGTTCCTCTCGTACGTGTATCAGCATTACCTCGATGGCCGGCGCGCGGCCGTGGGGAAGGAGGGAGCAGCAGAATGTTGCGTGTGCGCGGCGCGCGCGGCTGGCGATGCCGTTTTGCACGCTTGA